Part of the Sporosarcina sp. FSL K6-2383 genome is shown below.
GAACGTTCTAAACTTTTCCCTAACATGAAATAAGCATCTGCCTCTTGCACACCATGGCGGATTGCTGTTTCGTATAATTTAGCTGATTCCTCGTAGCGCTCTTTATTATAATAAAGGTTGGCGAGACCGTAAAAAGCCGTACCCGCTTCCGCATCAAAAGTAATTGCCTTTTGGAAAAAAGGCTCTGCTTTTTCAGCATCACCAAGTGAGGCAAAAACATTTCCTAAATTGATGTAGCCGACCGCATTTTCAGGGGCTAATTCAATCGCTTTGACAAACGATTCAACCGCTTTTTCATATTCTCCTTCTTGTAGTGCAGTAATACCGATTTCGTTGTAATTCATATTCAAATTCCCCTTATCCAACATACTCAAGTTGCATACCGTTTTTAATAACTGTGTCAATTGTTCCGCCACCAAGACACTCGTCTCCATCATAAAAAACAACCGCTTGTCCTGGTGTAATCGCACGGACTGGTTGTGCAAATGTAACGATAGCTGTGCCATCGCCAGTTAACTCAACTGTCACGTTCGTATCAGGCTGACGGTAACGGAATTTCGCAGTACAGCTAAATGTCGTTGGTAGCGCACGTACTGTTGAAAAACCAACATCAATAGCCGTCAAGCTATCTGAAAATAGTGCTTCATTATGA
Proteins encoded:
- a CDS encoding tetratricopeptide repeat protein — encoded protein: MNYNEIGITALQEGEYEKAVESFVKAIELAPENAVGYINLGNVFASLGDAEKAEPFFQKAITFDAEAGTAFYGLANLYYNKERYEESAKLYETAIRHGVQEADAYFMLGKSLERSGTDKLALPYLQRAAELAPNDLEIRLSYGIVLANMELFTEAAGEFHFILEQDGDNADAHYNLGFLYAVSTEQKADALAHLEKAFTIDPEHVQARYIFDMIQQGENGK